One region of Aurantimonas sp. HBX-1 genomic DNA includes:
- a CDS encoding folate-binding protein YgfZ — protein MPVARLADRATLLVTGEPAEHFLQTLVTADLDSLAEGEMRPSALLTPQGKILFDFLIGRVPGGFRLDIAKPAAEAFAKRLALYRLRTKVAIEPSDEPVHALWDEDAPGALRDQRFPDPVWRVYGAAPEGVEHCEPADFERLRIRAGVAEAETDYSASEVFPHDVLLDQNGGVSFKKGCFVGQEVVSRMQHRGTARRRLMLVEADGHLTPGVNIEAGGRTIGTVLSAAGCDGFALIRIDKLADALVADAELTADGVTVTATVPPWAGFALPEPAAAGAATDAGDAE, from the coding sequence ATGCCCGTCGCCCGCCTCGCGGATCGCGCCACCCTCCTCGTCACCGGCGAGCCCGCCGAACATTTCCTGCAGACGCTGGTCACCGCCGACCTCGACAGCCTGGCCGAAGGCGAGATGCGCCCCTCCGCGCTGCTCACCCCGCAGGGCAAGATCCTGTTCGATTTCCTGATCGGCCGGGTGCCGGGCGGCTTCCGGCTGGACATCGCGAAACCCGCGGCCGAGGCCTTCGCCAAGCGCCTCGCGCTCTACCGGCTGCGCACCAAGGTGGCGATCGAGCCCAGCGACGAGCCGGTCCATGCCCTGTGGGACGAGGATGCCCCCGGCGCGCTGCGCGACCAGCGCTTCCCGGACCCGGTCTGGCGCGTCTACGGCGCCGCGCCGGAAGGCGTCGAGCACTGCGAGCCGGCCGATTTCGAGCGGCTGCGGATCCGCGCCGGCGTCGCCGAGGCGGAGACCGACTACTCGGCCTCGGAGGTCTTCCCGCACGACGTGCTGCTCGACCAGAATGGCGGCGTCTCGTTCAAAAAGGGCTGCTTCGTCGGCCAGGAAGTCGTCTCGCGCATGCAGCACCGCGGCACCGCGCGGCGCCGGCTGATGCTGGTCGAGGCCGACGGGCATCTGACTCCCGGCGTGAACATCGAAGCCGGCGGCCGGACGATCGGCACGGTGCTCTCGGCGGCAGGCTGCGACGGCTTCGCGCTGATCCGCATCGACAAGCTCGCCGACGCGCTGGTGGCGGACGCGGAACTGACGGCGGACGGCGTCACTGTCACCGCGACCGTCCCGCCCTGGGCCGGCTTCGCGCTGCCCGAGCCGGCGGCGGCCGGCGCGGCCACCGACGCCGGAGACGCCGAATGA
- a CDS encoding MFS transporter, translating into MDGATRSTGSVSAPWLAIAAGCVIALLTFGPRSAIGFFQIPMLADNGWSREDFALAIALQNLFWGVGQPLFGAIADRFGTARVLVLSGVLYAAGLAITAVAPTPFWLVVGSGVLVGLGVAAGSFGIVLAAFARRVSAEQRSFVFGLGTAAGSAGMFVFAPLSQALIDSYGWSDSLMILSATMLLVPLLAYLLRGNAASAGAARAEMAQTMGDALREALATKGYLLLTTGFFVCGFQVAFITAHFPAFIADVGIAPVWAVTALALIGFFNIIGSISSGLIGQRYSKPHFLALIYIGRSIAVTAFLLTPITPTTIVVFSIVMGLLWLSTVPPTNALVAVMFGTRYLGMLGGLVFLSHQIGSFLGVWLGGYLYEVYGSYDVVWWLGVALGLFAAIVHWPIREAPVERGVLAPA; encoded by the coding sequence ATGGACGGGGCAACGCGATCGACGGGCAGTGTCTCGGCGCCATGGCTGGCGATCGCCGCCGGCTGCGTCATCGCCCTGCTCACCTTCGGGCCGCGCTCGGCGATCGGTTTCTTCCAGATCCCGATGCTCGCCGACAACGGCTGGAGCCGCGAGGACTTCGCCCTCGCCATCGCCCTGCAGAACCTGTTCTGGGGCGTCGGCCAGCCGCTGTTCGGGGCGATCGCCGACCGCTTCGGCACCGCCCGCGTGCTGGTGCTCTCCGGCGTCCTCTACGCCGCGGGCCTTGCCATCACCGCCGTCGCGCCAACGCCATTCTGGCTGGTGGTCGGCTCCGGCGTGCTGGTCGGGCTGGGCGTTGCCGCCGGCTCCTTCGGCATCGTGCTCGCGGCCTTCGCCCGCCGGGTGTCGGCCGAGCAGCGCTCCTTCGTCTTCGGCCTCGGCACGGCGGCGGGGTCGGCCGGCATGTTCGTCTTCGCGCCGCTCAGCCAGGCGCTGATCGACAGCTACGGCTGGTCGGATTCGCTGATGATCCTGTCGGCGACGATGCTGCTGGTGCCGCTTCTGGCCTATCTGCTGCGCGGCAATGCCGCGAGCGCCGGCGCCGCGCGGGCCGAGATGGCGCAGACCATGGGCGACGCGCTGCGCGAGGCGCTCGCCACCAAGGGCTATCTGCTGCTGACCACCGGCTTCTTCGTCTGCGGCTTCCAGGTGGCGTTCATCACCGCGCATTTCCCGGCCTTCATCGCCGATGTCGGCATCGCCCCGGTCTGGGCGGTGACGGCGCTGGCGCTGATCGGCTTCTTCAACATCATCGGCTCGATCAGTTCCGGCCTGATCGGCCAGCGCTATTCCAAGCCGCATTTCCTGGCTCTGATCTATATCGGCCGCTCGATCGCGGTGACGGCCTTCCTGCTGACGCCGATCACGCCGACCACCATCGTCGTGTTCTCGATCGTCATGGGCCTGTTGTGGCTGTCGACGGTACCGCCGACCAACGCGCTCGTCGCGGTCATGTTCGGCACCCGCTATCTCGGCATGCTGGGCGGTCTGGTCTTCCTGTCGCACCAGATCGGCTCGTTCCTCGGCGTCTGGCTCGGCGGCTATCTCTACGAGGTCTACGGCTCCTACGACGTGGTCTGGTGGCTCGGCGTGGCGCTCGGCCTGTTCGCCGCCATCGTCCACTGGCCGATCCGCGAGGCGCCGGTGGAGCGCGGCGTGCTGGCGCCCGCCTGA
- a CDS encoding type II toxin-antitoxin system Phd/YefM family antitoxin has product MQAFTSIDLQKQTGDVQRAASREGAVITSHGKPRNVMLSVEEFCRLKRIAQEAVPPSLLARGGVTVRHVPDPLGYDVTDFRTAARQMADDALAGTNEAAVDAELAAVRRKFGRRVP; this is encoded by the coding sequence ATGCAGGCTTTCACTTCGATCGATCTACAGAAACAGACCGGCGACGTTCAGCGCGCAGCCTCCCGCGAGGGCGCCGTGATCACCTCGCATGGCAAGCCGCGGAACGTCATGCTGTCGGTGGAGGAATTCTGTCGGCTGAAGCGCATCGCACAGGAAGCCGTGCCGCCGTCATTGCTCGCCCGCGGCGGGGTGACAGTAAGGCATGTCCCGGACCCGCTCGGCTACGATGTCACGGACTTCCGGACCGCCGCCCGGCAGATGGCCGACGATGCCCTGGCCGGGACCAACGAGGCCGCGGTGGACGCCGAACTGGCTGCAGTCCGTAGGAAGTTCGGGCGCCGGGTGCCGTGA
- the panB gene encoding 3-methyl-2-oxobutanoate hydroxymethyltransferase: MSAEIRKKRLTAPDIRARKGTTPVVAVTAYNAVMARLVDPHVEIILVGDSLAMVEHGMESTLGVSLELMIAHGRAVGAAAPTALVVVDLPFGSYEAGPAEAFRTAARVMAETGCGAVKLEGGAHMAETIAFLAARGIPVMAHVGLTPQAMNALGGFRTQGHDEAGRAAILADARAVSDAGAFAVVLEGIVEPLAAQITAAIAAPTIGIGAAAACDGQILVLEDMLGLTQRPPRFVKRYAELGGAVEKAVGDYAEEVRRRAFPGPEHVYKPRG, translated from the coding sequence ATGAGTGCCGAGATCCGCAAGAAGCGGCTGACCGCGCCGGACATCCGTGCCCGCAAGGGCACGACGCCAGTGGTGGCCGTCACCGCCTACAACGCCGTGATGGCGCGGCTGGTCGATCCGCATGTCGAGATCATCCTGGTCGGCGACAGCCTCGCGATGGTCGAGCACGGCATGGAATCGACGCTCGGCGTCTCGCTGGAACTGATGATCGCCCATGGCCGCGCGGTGGGGGCCGCCGCGCCCACGGCGCTGGTCGTCGTCGACCTGCCCTTCGGCAGCTACGAGGCCGGCCCCGCCGAGGCCTTCCGCACGGCGGCAAGGGTGATGGCCGAGACCGGCTGCGGCGCGGTGAAGCTCGAGGGCGGCGCGCACATGGCCGAGACCATCGCGTTTCTCGCCGCGCGCGGTATCCCGGTGATGGCGCATGTCGGGCTGACGCCGCAGGCGATGAACGCGCTGGGCGGCTTCCGGACGCAGGGCCACGACGAGGCGGGCCGCGCGGCGATCCTCGCCGACGCCCGCGCCGTCAGCGACGCCGGCGCCTTCGCCGTGGTGCTGGAAGGCATCGTCGAGCCGCTGGCCGCCCAGATCACCGCCGCCATCGCCGCGCCGACGATCGGCATCGGCGCCGCGGCCGCCTGCGACGGCCAGATCCTCGTCTTGGAAGACATGCTCGGCCTCACCCAGCGCCCGCCCCGCTTCGTCAAGCGCTACGCCGAGTTGGGCGGCGCGGTGGAAAAGGCGGTGGGGGATTATGCGGAGGAGGTGCGGCGCCGGGCGTTTCCAGGGCCGGAGCATGTGTACAAGCCGCGGGGGTGA
- a CDS encoding tyrosine phosphatase family protein codes for MTYLVVSSLADLHATVADHGALDLVTLINADTPVPRPPSITADRHLFLGFNDIVEEIDGMTAPAVHHIDQLLAFGARWNREKPLAIHCYAGISRSTAAAYITAMAINPDLDEQALAEELRRRAPSATPNARLVAFADDRLGRGGRMVDAIRSIGRGEEAYAGTPFVLPLVL; via the coding sequence ATGACCTATCTCGTCGTCTCCTCCCTCGCCGATCTCCACGCTACCGTCGCCGACCACGGCGCGCTCGATCTGGTGACGCTGATCAACGCCGACACGCCGGTGCCGCGCCCGCCCTCGATCACGGCGGACCGGCATCTCTTCCTCGGCTTCAACGACATCGTCGAGGAGATCGACGGCATGACCGCCCCGGCGGTCCACCATATCGACCAGCTGCTGGCATTCGGCGCCCGCTGGAACCGCGAAAAGCCGCTGGCGATCCACTGCTACGCCGGGATCAGCCGCTCCACCGCCGCGGCCTACATCACCGCGATGGCGATCAACCCCGACCTCGACGAACAGGCCCTCGCCGAGGAACTGCGCCGCCGCGCGCCCTCCGCCACCCCCAACGCCCGCCTCGTCGCCTTCGCCGACGACCGCCTCGGCCGCGGCGGCCGCATGGTCGACGCCATCCGCTCGATCGGCCGGGGGGAAGAGGCGTATGCGGGCACGCCCTTCGTGCTGCCGCTGGTGTTGTGA
- the panC gene encoding pantoate--beta-alanine ligase, which translates to MQRIDQIAALRAALAPMRRAGETIGLVPTMGYLHDGHLALVKRAAAECDRVVVTIFVNPTQFAPGEDLDSYPRDLAGDLEQLAAYPVDFVFAPTVVEMYPEPMQAFVAVERLGDILIGAQRPGHFRGVATVVAKLFNIVQPDRAYFGEKDFQQLAVIHRMVADLAMPVAIVAVPTVREADGLALSSRNVRLSPEDRAAATVLARALEEGAAMIADGEGDPETVLAAMRTTIAAEPRATLRSLDLRDAATLEPVARIGARPVVMLVTANFGDVLLIDQRIAEGNDKGVTP; encoded by the coding sequence TTGCAACGAATCGACCAGATCGCCGCGCTTCGCGCGGCGCTTGCGCCCATGCGGCGGGCCGGCGAGACGATCGGCCTGGTGCCGACCATGGGCTATCTGCACGACGGCCACCTGGCGCTGGTGAAACGCGCCGCCGCCGAGTGCGACCGCGTGGTGGTGACGATCTTCGTCAACCCGACGCAGTTCGCCCCCGGCGAGGACCTCGATTCCTATCCCCGCGATCTCGCCGGCGACCTCGAGCAGCTTGCCGCCTATCCTGTCGACTTCGTCTTCGCGCCGACCGTCGTCGAGATGTATCCCGAGCCGATGCAGGCCTTCGTCGCGGTCGAGCGGCTCGGCGACATCCTGATCGGCGCGCAGCGGCCGGGGCATTTCCGCGGCGTCGCGACCGTGGTCGCCAAGCTGTTCAACATCGTCCAGCCGGACCGGGCCTATTTCGGCGAGAAGGATTTCCAGCAGCTGGCGGTGATCCACCGCATGGTAGCGGACCTCGCGATGCCGGTGGCGATCGTCGCGGTGCCGACGGTGCGCGAGGCGGACGGGCTGGCGCTGTCGTCGCGCAACGTGCGGCTCTCGCCGGAAGATCGCGCCGCCGCCACCGTGCTGGCGCGGGCGCTGGAGGAGGGCGCGGCGATGATCGCCGACGGGGAGGGCGACCCGGAGACGGTGCTGGCGGCGATGCGGACGACGATCGCGGCCGAGCCGCGGGCGACGCTGCGCTCGCTCGACCTGCGCGACGCCGCGACGCTGGAACCGGTCGCCCGCATCGGCGCGCGGCCGGTGGTGATGCTGGTGACGGCGAATTTCGGCGACGTGCTGCTGATCGACCAGCGCATCGCCGAGGGAAATGACAAGGGAGTGACGCCATGA
- the recO gene encoding DNA repair protein RecO: MEWREEAIVLGVKRHGETSVIAEVMTRERGRHLGLVRGGRSRKQQPVLQPGNSVEVHWRARLDEHMGTFVLEPVELRAARLMEDGVGLNGIQLVAAHLRLLAERDPHPRLYDGLMVIVDHLDTPDKAAELMLRFEIALLEELGFGLDLERCAATGRRDDLAYVSPKTGRAVSREAGAPWHDKLLPLPAFLSSQDTGADAASLAEAYRMTGYFLARHVFEPRGIAEPTSRGSFLAAVDKSRAKLLP, from the coding sequence ATGGAATGGCGTGAGGAAGCGATCGTGCTCGGCGTCAAGCGCCACGGCGAGACCAGCGTCATCGCCGAGGTGATGACGCGCGAGCGCGGCCGCCATCTCGGCCTGGTGCGCGGCGGGCGCTCGCGCAAGCAGCAGCCGGTGCTGCAGCCGGGCAATTCCGTCGAGGTGCACTGGCGGGCGCGGCTCGACGAGCACATGGGCACCTTCGTCCTCGAGCCGGTGGAACTGCGCGCCGCCCGGCTGATGGAGGACGGCGTCGGGCTGAACGGCATCCAGCTGGTCGCCGCACATCTGCGCCTCCTCGCCGAACGCGACCCGCATCCGCGGCTCTATGACGGGCTGATGGTGATCGTCGACCATCTCGACACGCCGGACAAGGCGGCCGAGCTGATGCTGCGCTTCGAGATCGCGCTCCTGGAGGAACTCGGCTTCGGGCTGGACCTCGAGCGCTGCGCCGCCACCGGCCGGCGCGACGACCTCGCCTATGTTTCGCCGAAGACGGGACGAGCGGTCAGCCGCGAGGCCGGCGCGCCCTGGCACGACAAGCTGCTGCCGCTGCCGGCATTTCTTTCCAGCCAGGACACCGGGGCCGACGCGGCGAGTCTTGCCGAGGCCTACCGGATGACCGGCTATTTTCTCGCCCGCCACGTCTTCGAGCCGCGCGGCATCGCCGAACCCACCTCGCGCGGCAGCTTTCTCGCCGCCGTCGACAAGAGCCGGGCGAAGCTGCTTCCGTAA
- a CDS encoding dihydroorotase — protein sequence MARTYDTLLSGGTVVNQDGAGVRDIGISGGRIVAIGLLDRTAAGAVVDCTGLHILPGVIDSQVHFREPGAEHKEDLETGSRAAVLGGVTCVFEMPNTDPLTTSEAALADKVRRGSKRMHCDFAFWVGGTRDNVGDIRELERLPGAAGIKVFMGSSTGSLLVEDDGGVREILSQTRRRAAFHSEDEFRLRERAGLKVAGDAASHPVWRDEIAALRCTERLVAIAEETGARIHVLHISTAEEIDFLAAHKRNATCEATPHHLTLTADDYASLGTKLQMNPPVRESRHRDGVWRGIAAGVVDVLGSDHAPHTLEEKARPYPQSPSGMTGVQTLVPIMLDHVANGRLSLARFVDLTSAGPQRIFGLAGKGRIALGYDADLTVVDLKRDVTITNNWIGSRAQWTPYDGRRVTGWPVGTFVRGNRVMWEGEIVEGSQGQPAEFVETLAPLR from the coding sequence ATGGCGAGAACCTACGACACGCTGCTGAGCGGCGGGACGGTGGTGAACCAGGATGGCGCGGGCGTCCGCGACATCGGCATCAGCGGCGGGCGCATCGTCGCGATCGGGTTGTTGGACCGGACGGCAGCAGGGGCGGTCGTCGACTGTACGGGCCTTCATATCCTGCCGGGCGTGATCGACAGCCAGGTGCATTTCCGCGAGCCGGGGGCCGAGCACAAGGAGGACCTGGAGACCGGGTCGCGTGCCGCGGTGCTGGGCGGCGTCACCTGCGTCTTCGAGATGCCGAACACCGATCCGCTGACCACCAGCGAGGCGGCGCTCGCCGACAAGGTGCGGCGCGGCAGCAAGCGCATGCACTGCGACTTCGCCTTCTGGGTCGGCGGCACGCGCGACAACGTCGGCGACATCCGCGAGCTGGAGCGGCTGCCGGGCGCCGCCGGCATCAAGGTGTTCATGGGCTCGTCCACCGGATCGCTGCTGGTCGAGGACGATGGCGGCGTGCGCGAGATCCTGTCGCAGACCCGCCGCCGCGCCGCCTTCCACTCGGAGGACGAGTTCCGCCTGCGCGAGCGCGCCGGGCTCAAGGTCGCGGGCGACGCGGCCTCGCACCCGGTGTGGCGCGACGAGATCGCCGCGCTCCGCTGCACCGAGCGGCTGGTCGCCATCGCCGAGGAGACCGGCGCGCGCATCCACGTGCTGCACATTTCGACCGCGGAAGAGATCGACTTCCTCGCCGCCCACAAACGCAACGCCACCTGCGAGGCGACGCCGCATCACCTGACGCTGACCGCCGACGACTATGCGAGCCTCGGCACCAAGCTGCAGATGAACCCGCCGGTGCGCGAGTCCCGCCATCGCGACGGCGTCTGGCGCGGCATCGCGGCGGGCGTCGTCGACGTGCTCGGCTCCGACCACGCCCCGCACACGCTGGAGGAGAAGGCCAGGCCCTATCCGCAGTCGCCGTCGGGGATGACCGGCGTGCAGACGCTGGTGCCGATCATGCTCGACCATGTCGCCAATGGCCGGCTGAGCCTCGCCCGCTTCGTCGATCTCACCTCGGCCGGCCCGCAGCGCATCTTCGGCCTCGCCGGCAAGGGCCGCATCGCGCTCGGCTACGACGCCGACCTCACCGTCGTCGACCTGAAGCGGGACGTCACGATCACCAACAACTGGATCGGTTCGCGCGCGCAGTGGACGCCCTATGACGGAAGGCGGGTCACCGGCTGGCCGGTCGGCACCTTCGTGCGCGGCAACCGCGTCATGTGGGAGGGCGAGATCGTCGAGGGCTCACAGGGCCAGCCGGCGGAGTTCGTCGAGACGCTGGCGCCGCTGCGTTGA
- a CDS encoding YfbR-like 5'-deoxynucleotidase — MSRTAGSKPARVWQRMLSGRRLDLLDPSPLDVEIEDIAHGLARVARWNGQTRGDHAFSVAQHSLIVETLVASGGAEPRWCLAALLHDAPEYVIGDMISPFKSVMGGDYKLVEQRLQAAVNLRFGLPSSLPAAVEKAIKAADRISAYHEAVLLAGFAEREAATFFGRPAAELVEPDAFTPVPIAATEQAFLARFAALDAACQAGAHDVARAAGRG; from the coding sequence ATGAGCCGCACGGCGGGGAGCAAGCCGGCGCGGGTCTGGCAGCGCATGCTGTCGGGGCGCCGGCTCGACCTGCTCGACCCCTCGCCGCTCGACGTCGAGATCGAGGACATCGCCCACGGCCTCGCCCGGGTCGCCCGCTGGAATGGCCAGACGCGCGGCGACCACGCCTTCTCGGTCGCGCAGCATTCGCTGATCGTCGAGACGCTGGTGGCTTCGGGCGGCGCGGAGCCGCGCTGGTGCCTCGCCGCCCTCCTCCACGACGCGCCGGAATACGTCATCGGCGACATGATCTCGCCCTTCAAGAGCGTCATGGGCGGCGACTACAAGCTGGTGGAGCAGCGCCTGCAGGCGGCGGTGAACCTGCGCTTCGGCCTGCCGTCCTCGCTGCCCGCCGCCGTCGAGAAGGCGATCAAGGCGGCCGACCGGATCTCGGCCTATCACGAGGCGGTGCTGCTGGCGGGCTTCGCCGAACGGGAGGCCGCGACCTTCTTCGGCCGGCCGGCCGCCGAGCTGGTCGAGCCCGACGCCTTCACGCCGGTGCCGATCGCCGCCACCGAACAGGCCTTCCTCGCCCGCTTTGCCGCCCTCGACGCCGCGTGCCAGGCGGGCGCACACGATGTCGCACGCGCCGCCGGGCGGGGATGA